In the genome of Dyadobacter fermentans DSM 18053, the window CGAATGCCGATAAACCAGCGGAAAGTAATAGGATGGATAAGATCAGTCTTTTCATCATCAATGCTTTTTGTGAATACCATGAATGCAAGGGAAAGAGCCTGTGAAGCCATTTTTAATGTTGATTTGCCGGATATGTGTCATTTTAAATCGATCCGTGCTTTCCAAGATCTTGTAAACCGCAGCCAGAATTGTGTAACGGCCGGGGCAGAATTGGATTTTATTTTTGTATACCAATCCTGAAAGACCATGGAAGCGACAACAGATATAAAAAAAATAACCCTGCCGGTAACAGGCATGTCCTGCGCGGCGTGTGCGGTGAGCGTAGAGTCGATGCTGGGCCATACGAAGGGCGTCTCCGATGCGGCGGTGAACTATGCCAACCAGTCGGTGGCCGTTTCGTACGACCCCGACCTGATCGACCTCCCCGAAATGGACCGCGTGCTGCAAAGCATCGGCTACGGGCTCATCATCGAAGAAAACGAGGAAGACGCCATTGCCGAGCAGGAGAAAATCCAGCAGGAGCATTACCTGCAACTGAAAAACAAGGCCATCTACACCGGCATACTCACCGCGCCCATCGTGGTGCTGGGCATGTTTTTCATGAACTGGACTTATGCGAACTACATCATGCTCGCCCTGACAATCCCCGTGCTCTTCATTTACGGCCGGGGATTTTTCGTGAATGCCTGGAACCAGGCGCGGCACCGGAAGGCTAATATGGACACGCTCGTGGCGCTCAGCACCGGTGTAGCATTCCTTTTCAGCACGTTCAACACCTTTTTTCCGGCGTTCTGGCACGCGCGCGGCCTGCACCCGCATGTGTATTTCGAAGCATCGGCGGTGATCGCCTTTTTCATTTTGTTGGGTAAACTGATGGAAGAACGCGCCAAGTCGAACACTTCGGACGCATTGAAAAAACTCATTGGCCTGCAACCTAAAACGGTGAAAGTGTACCGCGACGGCGCTGAAACCGAAATCCCGGTCCGCGAGGTGCGGCTGGGCGACGAGGTCATTATCCGCTCCGGCGAGAAAATCCCAGTGGACGGCACCGTGGCGAGCGGAAGTTCGTTCGTGGACGAGAGCCTGATGACCGGAGAGCCCATTCCCGCCGAAAAGAAGCCCGGCGACAGTGTTTTTGCAGGGACGATTAACCAAACCGGCAGCTTCACATTCACGGCCGAAAAAGTCGGAAAGCAAACCGTCCTGGCGCAGATCATCAAAACCGTCCAGGCCGCGCAAGGCAGTAAGGCACCCGTGCAACGGCTCGCCGACCGCATTGCCGGGATATTCGTTCCGGTGGTGATCGGCATTGCGATGCTCACATTCGTGGCCTGGCTTGTGTGGGGTGGGGAAAATGCCATTACACACGCCATGCTCACAGCGGTGTCGGTACTCGTGATCGCCTGCCCGTGCGCCCTGGGCCTCGCCACCCCTACCGCGATGATGGTGGGCGTGGGCAAGGGAGCCGAAAACAACATCCTCATTCGCGACGCGGAAAGCCTTGAAAAGGCGTACAAAGTGGACGCCGTCATACTCGACAAAACCGGGACACTGACCGAAGGCCGACCCCAGGTGACCGATTGGAAATGGGCAGCTTCCGTCCAAAACCAGCCGCAGCATTCGGCGGCCGTGAAAGCCCTCGAATCCCGCTCGGAGCACCCGCTTGCCACGGCGATCGTCCAGCATGTCGACACCGCAGGGCAACCGGAAGTTACCCGTTTCGAATCGCTGACGGGCAGCGGCATCCGTGGCGTCGTTGCGGGCAATGCCTATTCCATTGGAACATTTCAATTTCTTGAAAAAGAAGGCGTGCGGCTCGATGCTGCACTGCAATCCGCCTATGACACACTCACGGCACAGGCCAAAACCGTGATCGGAATCGCCATTAACGGTCAGCATGCTGGCCTGGTAGCAATCGCCGACCAGTTGAAACCGACCTCGCGCGAGGCGGTAGCACGGCTTCGCGGGCAGGGGATCGAGGTACATATGCTCACCGGCGACAATGCGCAAACCGCCGCTGCTGTGGCATTCCAGGTCGGCATCGACAGCTTCCGGGCGGAAGTGAAGCCGGACGACAAAATGCAGTTCGTCCAAAAACTGCAATCCGCCGGAAAAACGGTAGCGATGGTAGGCGACGGCATCAACGACTCGCAAGCCCTCGCGCAGGCGGACGTAAGTGTAGCAATGGGCAAGGGTTCAGACATCGCAATGGACGTCGCCAAGATGACCCTCATCACCTCCGACCTGCTCGCATTGCCCAAAGCATTGACCTTATCCCGAAAAACAGTAGTAACGATCAGGCAAAATCTGTTCTGGGCCTTCATCTACAACCTCATCGGTATCCCGATCGCCGCCGGCGCCCTCTACCCTCTCAACGGCTTCCTCCTCGACCCAATGATCGCCGGCGGAGCTATGGCACTCAGCTCGGTATCGGTGGTGATGAATAGTTTGCGGCTGAAAGGCAGCCGGCTGTAACCCAAAAACTCTGCAACGCCTTCCCACAATTCTGTAATGCGTCCCCGAAATGGGTTACCGATATTTGTAAAACAATTTAACACATAGCATCCCGGGCGGGGCCCGGTTTTTAGTAACATGGAAACTTTGAAATTTAAGACCAATATCAAATGCGGCGGATGTGTGGCTGCCGTTACGCCCTTCCTGAATGGCGATGAGCATGTGGAAAACTGGGCCGTTGACCTCGAAAGTGCCGACCGCGTGCTGAAAGTCGAAACGAGCCATTCTCCGCAGGAAATCCAGGAGCTGATCAAAAAGGCCGGCTATGTAGCCGAGAAAATCGCCTGATAATTAGTATTTTTGGCCCGGAACAAACATTTCGGGCCAAAGCCGGAAACATTTGCGAGCAAGATTCCAATGAAAAACAAACTGCATAGATCGATCACCATCCTGATGGCCATTCTGGTTCTGCTCAGCAGCACCGGATTTGTGCTGACAGTGCGCCAATGCGCGATGATGGGGGGCAAATCCATGCAGCTTGCCGGCAAAGCCAAAGACAGTTCATGCAAACCCAAAGTCGCTTCGTCGTGCTGTGCCAAAAGTGCGGCGATGAAAATGGCTAAGGGCGCTTCCCTCGAAAAAACAGCCTGCTGCAAAGAGAGCCAGAAGCTCGAAAAGCTGGAAATCGCTTCGGTAGATTCGCAGCTGCTCGCGAAATTGCTCAAATCGGTAGCGACCGCCGTTACGTGGTCGGTAACCCGCTTCCAGTTCATCCAGGCCGAATGGGCCGTCCCGGCCGCACCATTCTCCCCCGACATATCCTTCACATCCCGTCTTCATGGGAGAAGTATGCTCGTTTTTGTACAGTCATTTTTGATTTGATACCATTGAATAACAGCCATTAAGCAACAGCCAGCGCATTTTCGTCGCCTGCTTTTGCTGCAAGTCTATTATTCCAATGAATGCGTCAAATCATGAATAAATACCTTTTGGGAGGACTGCTCACGCTGCTTTGCTCCTCCATTTACGCACAACGTATAACTGGGTCGGTCAACGAACAGCAACCGCAAACCAAAAACCTGACCCCGATCACCGGCGCCAATGTGTACTGGTCCGGAACCACGCAGGCGACCGCCACCGATGAAAACGGGCGGTTCAGCATTCCGCGGTCGGCGCAGTCGGCGCTGCTGGTGGTGAGCTTCGTCGGCTTCCGGAACGACACCATTAAAATCGGTCAGGAAAGCGAATTGCAGGTCGTTCTGCAAAGCGACCAAACGCTCGACGAGGTGACTGTACGCGCCGGAAATACCTCCATCGACCGCCTTTCTCCTCATCAAACCGAAATCATCACCACCCGCGCACTCGCCAAGGCCGCCTGCTGCAACCTTTCCGAAAGTTTCGAAACCAATGCATCAGTATCGGTATCTTACAGCGATGCCGTGACGGGCTCCAAGCAGATCCAGATGCTGGGTTTGAACGGCACGTACATCCAGACGAACGTCGAGAATATCCCCTCGATCCGCGGCCTGGCGTCTACTTTCGGGCTTAACTTCGTGCCCGGAACGTGGATTCAGTCGATCGACGTCGGCAAAGGCGCGGGTTCCGTCGTCAACGGCTACGAGTCGATGACGGGGCAGATCAATGTGGAACTTCAAAAACCGGATACGCACGAAAAGCTTTATCTGAACACCTACGTCAACAACTTCGGCCGCGCCGAAGTGAACCTGAACCTCGCCCACCAGCTCAACGAAAAATGGAGCACCGGGCTGCTCACACACGGCAGCACCCTGCGCAACCGCGTCGACAAAAATGGCGACGGCTTCCTCGACCTTCCGCTTTACGCGCAGTACAATGCCATTAACCGGTGGAAATACCAGGGCAACAAGATGATGGCGCAGTTTGGCGTGAAGGCACTTTATGAAGACCGGCTAGGCGGCCAGAAGGATTTCGAACGCGAAATGAAAGGCACAACGCAGGCTTACGGCTTCGGTGCGAAGGTGAACCGCTATGAGTTTTTCTCAAAAATCGCACGACTGTTTCCTGAGCAACCCTACAAAGGGCTCGGCCTGATCCTGAATGCTTCGCTGCATGATTCGAAATCGTATTTCGGCCTCAGCAACTACGACGGCACGCAGAAGACACTTTACGGAAACCTGATTTATCAGTCGATCATCGGCAATACGAATCATTCCTATAAAACCGGGATCAGCTATATGCTCGACAATTATGACGAGGTTTATAAGAATATCCGCCTGAAAAGAAACGAATCGGTGCCGGGGGCATTCTTTGAATATACCTATAACCACCTCGACAAATTTGTGATGGTAGCCGGAGGACGCGTCGATTTTCACAACCTCTACGGCACGCAATGGACCCCGCGCCTGCATTTGAAATACAGCCTCACCGACCAAACTACCCTGCGGGCGTCGGCCGGGCGTGGATTCAGGGTCGCCAATCCGCTGGCCGAATACTATGGTAACCTCGTGAGTTCCCGCAATGTGACATTCCGTGAAGCCATCCGCCCCGAAGTGTCGTGGAACTACGGCGCCAGCGTGACACAGGAATTCAAACTTGGCGAAATGAGCGGAAGTTTTATCATGGATTTTTACCGCACCGATTTTGAAAACCAGCTCGTTGCCGATATGGAAGATCCGCGTTACATTCGCTTCTACAACCTTGAAGGCAAGGCTTACGCCAACAGCTTCCAGGCCGAAGCCAACCTGACGCCCATCAAGCGCTTTGAACTGAAACTGGCCTACCGGCTTTTCGATGTGAAACAGACGATCCGCGACGTGTACGACGCCAGCACATTGCAGCCGCGCATGATGGTGAGCCGCGATAGGGTGCTGTTCAATGCCGGGTATGCGCTGCCTTACGATAAATGGAAGTTCGACGCCACGGTGCAATGGAACGGCAAGCGCCGGCTTCCGTACATGGGCCATGTGCCCGATCACCACGTTCCCAACAACCTGAGATCGACCATGTCGCCGTCATTTTACAACCTGAATGCACAGATTACCCGCACATTCCCGAAATGGGATATTTACCTCGGAGGTGAAAATCTGGCCAATTTCCGTCAGAAAGATCCGATCATGGGTGCTAAGGACCCATTCGGTCAGCATTTCGATGCCGGCATGGCATGGGGGCCCGTCGTAGGGCGAATGATTTATGCAGGAATGCGTTATAAGATTATCCGGTAATTTTTTGAGGGAGAATGGAGGAAATGGAGAATCAATAGGGGTTTAGACATTTGAATATGAAATTATATATCAAAAATATGGTGTGCGACCGCTGCAAGCGGGTGGTCCGTGAGGAACTGAACGGGCTGGGCATTGACCTGACTTTTGTGGAGCTGGGCGAGGTGGAAACGGTGGCCGAAGTGGACGCCGATAAGCTGAAAGAAGTGCGAACGGTGCTGGAAAACAATGGGTTTGAGCTGCTCGACGACCGCCGGCTGGCGCTGGTGGAGCATATTAAAACGCTGGTGATCGACGAAGTTCAGAACCTGAAAGGAAACAAACCGGCGCAGAAGAATTTTTCGGATTACCTGTCTGAAAAAATTGGCTACGAATACTCGTACCTGAGCAACTTGTTCTCTTCCGAAACCGGGCAAACGATCGAGCAATACATCATTGCGCAAAAAGTAGAGAAAGTGAAGGAATGGCTCTCCTACAACGAGCTGACATTGAGCGAAATAGCATGGCGACTCTCATACAGCAGCACCGCGCACCTGAGCAACCAGTTCAAGAAAGTGACCGGCATGACGCCCGGCGAATTCAAAAAAGGCACCGCCCAGCGCACTTCCCTGGACCAGGTCGGCCAGTAATGGAGCTTTAATTTTTACATTAATATAAAAAAAGAATACCAAGGACTTACTAAACTTCAACTGTATGAACAAAGTCATTATCGCTTCCCTTCTGCTGCTGTCGGCAGCCTGTACGGGAAACAAATCTGAAAAAGAGGCCGCCACCGAAACACATGCCGTAAGCGAAAAAAAATACGCGTGCCCGATGCAATGTGAAGGAGACAAAACCTACGCGGAGGAGGGTAAATGCCCGGTTTGCAAGATGGATTTACAGGAAGTGGCAATGGCAGAAACCGATTCAACAGCACATCAACATTGATTCAAAAACCTGATTATATATCATGAAAAAGACCATTTTAAGCCTCGTAACGGCCCTTTTCCTGGGCCTGAATATCGTCTTCGCCGACGGGACCAAAGAAGTAAAAATCAAGACCTCGGCCATTTGCGAAATGTGTAAAGTACGGCTCGAACGCAACCTCGGACTGTCGAAAGGTATCAAAGAATCCAATCTTGACCTTTCTAACAAGGTGATCACCGTGAAATACAACCCGGATAAAACCACCCCGGAGGCGATCAAAGCGACGATTAACAAAACCGGCTACGATGCCGATGAGCTGCCTGCCAACCAGAAAGCGCACGACAAACTTCCCAGCTGCTGCCGTAAAACCGCAAAAGCACACTAATCACCAACATTCTTCATCATGCTTCTCAACAAACTTCTTATCACGACGGCCGCCGGAATGGCGGCCGTCGCTACGGCGGGTGCCGTTCTCCCTGCATTCGCGCAGCACGAACACCACCAGAAGCCTGCGAAAGACACTGTCAGCCATGAAAACCATGACATGAAAAGCATGGATCATGCCCAAATGGACCATTCGGGCAAGCCGCACATGACCCACAGCTTTTCGCTCAGCCTGCCCATGACCCGCAATGGCTCGGGTACGGGCTGGCAGCCGGACGCCACACCCATGTACGCCTACATGAAGCACGGCAGCAAATGGAACTACATGCTCCACGGCAGCATTTTCCTCCGCTATACCGCCCAAAACTTCAATAATGACGGCAAAAAAGGCTCCGATTCGAAGTTCAGCGTGCCCAACTGGTTTATGGGAATGGCCCAGCGGCAGGTCGGCAAAAATGGCTTGCTAAACCTCCGCGCCATGGTTTCCCTCGACCGCATTTTCGACGGAGGCGCGGGTTATCCGCTGCTATTTCAATCCGGCGAGAGCTGGAAAGGCCGGCCGCTTATCGACCGGCAGCACCCCCACGACCTGTTTTCGGAGCTGTCCATCGGCTACACCCAACGCATTAGCGACAAGGTCGACCTGACGATCTACGCGGGCTACCCCGGCGAGCCGGCACTGGGGCCGACGGCATTTATGCACCGGATGTCGGCATTCAACAACCCCGACGCCGTGCTCGGTCACCATTGGCAGGACGCCACCCACATTACATTCGGCGTGGTCACGGCGGGCATCCGCTACGGGAAGTTCAAACTGGAAGGTTCCTCATTCACCGGCCGCGAGCCCGACGAGAACCGCTTCGATTTCGACAAGCCGCGCTTCAATTCTTACAGCTACCGGCTGCTCTTTAACCCGTCGGCCAACTGGGCATTGCAGGCGTCGCGCGGATTTATCAAAAGCCCCGAGCCCCGCGAACCCGATGAAGACGTGAACCGCACGACGGCTTCCGTGCAGCATTCGGGTAATCTGGGTGGCAAAAACAGGTGGATATCCTCCACGGTCGTTTGGGGCCTGAACGACGCCGGTGCGCACCATAAGGAGCATTCTTTACTCGCCGAATCCAATGTACAACTGGATAAATGGGCAGTTTACGGACGTTATGAATGGGTGCAAAAAAGCGTTGGCGAACTCGGGTTGGAAACAACTCTGGGTGAGCTGGGATTTGAAACACTGCCCGTTTCAATGTATTCGGTGGGTGTGAACCGGCAGATCGCCTCGTTCGGCAACACGCTTTTGCAGGCGGGCGGGCAGCTGAGTTTGTACAAACCCGACCGTCCGCTGGAAGCCGCATATGGCAAAACACCACTTTCAGGACAAGTTTACCTGCGCATTACCCCCGGGCTCATGCGTATGTAAGCGGGCTTTTTTTAGTAGTTTTGGGTTTAATTTAAATAAAACCTACTGCCGTGGCCTGGTACCATACCTATTTCAAAGGACTTCCGCAACGCGCCTGGAAACTGCACCAGGACGAAGAATACACCGATTACGAGGTCGATTTCCTGCGCGATGTGCTTGAAATAACCCCCGAAAGCAAGGTACTCGACCTGCTCGCAGGCTACGGCCGGCATGCATTGCCGCTCGCCGCGCAAGGCACCGCATTGACGTGCATCGACATTTCGCAGGAATATTGTGAGGAGTTGCAGAACATCAGCAGCCAGCAACAGCTCCCCGTGGAGGTGATTTGCGCGGATGTACTCAACTACACCCTGCCGGAAGCGCACTTCGACGCCGCGTATTGCTTTGGAAACAGTTTCAGTTTCTTTCCGAGGGCGGAAATGCAGCAGTTTATCCACCAAATGGCATCGGCGCTGAAAGCCTTCGCCCACGTGGCGATCCACACCGAAAACCTCGCAGAAAGCATCCTGCCCAACTTCCAGGCACGCAACTGGATGCCGGTGCAGGAAGATATCGTTTACCTCGCCGAAAACGAGTACCGGGCTGAAGGCGGCTACATTGAAGCGGAGCAGACATTCATCGCCGGCTCCGAAAAGGTGACCCACAGCGTGCGCCAGCACATTTACACGCTTGGCGAATTGACCTACATGTTCGAACTCGCCGGGCTCACCGTGGTGGGCACATTCAGCAACCTGGAAGCCGATCCGTTCATGCTCGGCGACGAGCAGCTGTACCTCGTGGCGCGCAAGGGCTGATCAATGCGGCAGCCTGGCGCGCATCAGGCCATACACCCACGTACCCGCAATGGCGCTCAGCAAGGTAACCGCCACCGCCGCGTAACCCGCGCCTATCTGAGCGAACAAGGGCCCCGGGCAAGCACCGGTAATAGCCCAGCCGATGCCGAAAAGTATGCCGCCGTAGATCTGGCCTTTGTCGAAAACCTTGTCGGCAATGGACACGGTTTCGCCGGATATTGTTTTGATATTGAACTTCCTGATCAGCCACACCGAAAGCAAGCCCACGCCCACCGCCGAGCCGATCACGCCGTACATATGAAACGAATCGAGCCGGAACATTTCCTGAATGCGAAACCAGGAAACGATTTCGGCTTTAAGGAAAACAATGCCGAAAATGATGCCTACTACAAGGTATTTGAGGTTTGAAATAAATCCTTCGGCGGTATGCTGGCGGTTGGCACCGTCACAGCCGTCCATTTGGATACCGTCAAAATCGGGATGCTCCGTCTCCGTGTAGGCCGCATGTTGCGTACTTTTCTCCATGACTAGATTTGATTAAATGCATTGACTGTCTTGCACTTATAATGCAAGGCTAAGTAGAAAGGGCAGCAGCAAATGCGTGCAGGCAAACCCGCCGATCATAAAGCTCACCGTCGCGACCAGCGATGGCCATTGCAGATTAGACAGCCCCATAATCGCATGTCCCGACGTGCAACCACCCGCATAACGCGTGCCGAAGCCTACCAAAAAGCCACCTACTACGAAGAATATCAATCCTTTCCATGTGAATACATTGGAGATCGAGAAAATGTCGGCCGGCATCAGTCCCGAAAAATCGGAAACACCCAGGGCGGCCAGCGTTTGCCGGGTATCGTCGGCGACGACGATGGCATCCGGGTTGCCCAATGCAAAATTTCCTACAAACCCACCAATCGCGATTCCTGCCACGAAAAACAGGTTCCAGGCCTCTTTCCGCCAGTTGTATTTAAAAAACGGCAGCCCGGCCGGTATCACCGCCGCACAGATATGCCGCAATGACGACGAAATCCCAAACGACTTGTTCCCCAGCAAAAGCAACACCGGCACCGTAAGGCCGATCAACGGCCCCGCCACATACCACGGCCAGGGCCTTTTGAGAAGTTCGATTAAATCCATTTGCTATTAATTAGATAGATATAATATACTAATCGAGTAAAATTTTCTAGACCTTGTTGGGATTGCGCAATTTTATTAATCCAATACCAGAAAAATCGATTTCATTATCGGTGAGCAAGGTAAGGTCATAGACGATAGCAGTTGCAGCTATAATGGCATCGGGCGTTCGAATCTTCTTTTCGCGCCTTAATTTAATGCACATTTCCACAACCTCGGGCGTTAGTCCAAAAACCGAACTGTCGTTGATAAATTCGCCGATTCGCACCTCAAATCCTCCCTTCTATGATAACAGTTCAATTTGAGTAATCACGGATATCTGCGGTATTGAATCAACCACAGAATCCAGCAACCGCCCACCTTCCGGAGGTAGCAGACCTGACAAGTATTTCGAAACAATGTTAGTATCGATCAAATATTGCCCCATTCGCTCCGGACCTGATTAACATGATGAATAAGCTCTTCACCGGCTTCGCGTGGCAGGATTCCCTTGTATTTCTCGGACAACCTCGTTTTCGTCGGCTCGCGGCCATCGTGCAAACGAATGATGTCCATTGCCTCCAAATCCTTTAACAACTGTAACGCATTCTTATGCGTGAGCTCGACAAGCAGCGTTTCCATAAAAACTACCTTTTGATTTTCCCTAATCTACAAATATTCACTCAAAAATCACGCCTCGGTGAGGACTGGGACGTTGGTTTTGGATACTGCGCCGTAGCCGCCTTCGATATTGACTACGTCGTCGATGCCGCGTGATTTGAGGATGGAGGCGGCGACCATCGACCGGTAGCCTCCGGCGCAATGGATGTGCAGCTTCCGGTCTTTCGGGAATTCGGGCATGAGGTCGTTGATATAGTCCAGCGGCAGGTTTCGCGCGCCTTGAATGTGCCCCGAGGCAAACTCGTCGGGCTTGCGGACGTCGATCACTTCCAGGTCACCCGCAGGGTACCGGTCGGCAAATTCTTCCGCACTGACGGACTCGACCTGATCAATTTCCTTACCGGCTTTTTTCCAGGCTTCAAACCCGCCATTGAGATAGCCGATTGTATAATCATAACCCACCCGCGCGAGCCGCGTCACTACTTCTTCTTCCCTGCCCGGCTCGGTCACGATGAGCAGCTGCTGTTTCAGATCGGGGATCAATGCCCCTACCCAGGGCGCGAAACTGCCTTCAATACCGATGTTGATAGAATTTGGGATAAAACCTTCGGCAAAATCGCCTGGCTTGCGGGTATCGAGGATCAATGCGCCGGTATTGTTGGCCTTCGCCTCAAATGCCTCCGGCGAAAATGCCTGATGCCCCCGTTCGAGCACGTCGTCGATGCTCTCGTAGCCGTCGCGGTTCATTTTTACGTTTTCAGGGAAATATTGCGGCGGTTCTGTAAGGCCGGCGGTGACTTCGTGGATGAACTCTTCCTTCGTCATATCGGCCCGCAATGCGTAATTGAAGCGCTTTTGATTACCCAGCGTGTCGGAAGTTTCCTTGCTCATATTCTTCCCGCACGCCGAACCGGCACCGTGTGCCGGGTAAACGATCACATCGTCGGGTAACGGCATGATTTTCGAGCGGAGGCTGTCGAAGAGGATACCGGCGAGGTCGTCCATGGTGAGGTCGCCCTTTTGAGCAAGATCCGGACGGCCTACATCGCCGATAAACAATGTATCGCCGGAAAACAGCGCTACCGGCCTGCCCGATTCATCCAGCAACAAATAACTGGTGGATTCCATCGTGTGCCCCGGTGTATGCAAGGCGCGAATCACGACGTCGCCGAGTTTGAACTCTTCCCCGTCGGTGGCAATATGCGCCTTAAAACCGGTTTGTGCGCCGGGGCCATACACGATTTCCGCGCCCGTTTTTTCGGCCAGGTCAAGGTGGCCCGACACAAAGTCTGCATGAAAATGCGTCTCAAATACATACTTGATCTGCGCCCCGGTTTTTTCGGCTTTCTGAATGTATGGCGCCACTTCACGCAATGGGTCGATGACAGCGGCTTCGCCGTTTGAAACAATAAAGTAAGCGCCCTGCGCCAGGCATCCGGTATATATTTGCTCTATTTTCATGTTGCTGATGTTTTATCGTGGTAAGGTAATGACGGGTAGTCGCCAGGTGTGATCAATAATAGTCAAGTTTTGCCACATATGAGTGGATTTTGGCTTAAAACATAGACCACACCCGACGTCTCCCTACTTGCGCCTCAGCATTTCGAGGCAATAACGTATCGCGATCAGACTATGCCTGAACATTGCTATTACAAAAAGACTTCCCCGAATAATTCCCGGCATAATCAGACTTTAACGACCTTCCATCCCCCAAGGCGGAACCGCCAGATGCCCAGCATCGCCAGCACCGACTCCGCAATAGGTACCGCAGCAAAAACGCCCACCGGCCCGAAATCCAGGATAACGGCCAGTACATACGCAGTCGGGATCTGTACCGTCCAGAATGCGATCAGGTTGAGAACCGTTGGGGTTTGGGTATCGCCCGCGCCATTCAGCGACTGGATCACCACCATCCCGTAGGCATAAAACCCGTAGCCCAAGCAAAGCACCCGCAATGCCAGTTTCCCGGTTTCGACCACCTGGGGCTGCGAGCTGAACAATCCGACAATCGCTTCGGCGCCGATAAACATGACCACCGCCAGCCCCGCCAGGAACATCAGGTTAAACGAAGCACATTTCCACACCGAAGCCTCTGCCCGGTCGGGCTTGTTTGCACCGAGATTCTGGCCCACCAGCGTAGCCGCCGCATTGGCAAGCCCCCACGCCGGCAGCAACGTGAACATGATCACGCGGATGGCAATGGTGTAACCCGCCACCACATCGCTACCGAATTCGGACAGAATGCGCGTAAGGAAAATCCAGCTCGCGGAGCCGATCAGGAACTGTACAGTGCCCCCAGTGGCTACCTTGACGATCGCCGTGATGGTTTCCATATTTGGTTTAAGATCCTCCCACAACAAACCCAGCGCCCGATTTCCCTTTACGAGCGAAAACAGCTGATAACCCACACCGATCGTCCGCCCGGTGGCCGTAGCCAATGCCGCGCCGGTTACGCCCAGCTCGGGAAACGGCCCGACGCCAAAAATGAGGAGCGGCCCTAAAAGCATGTTGAAACCATTGGCGATCATCAGCGAGCGCATGGCCGTTGCCGCCGCACCCGCGCCCCGCAAAGCGCCGCTCAGTGAATACAAAAGCACCACCACCGGACTGCTCAGAAACTGAATGCGCGCAAAATTGGTACCCGTTTCGATCACCTTCTGATCGGCGCCCATCATGCGCAGGATATCACCGGCCAGCCAGAAACCGATCAGCGCCGTGACAGAAGAAACCGCCAGCGAAATGAAAATGACCTGGCCTACCGCA includes:
- a CDS encoding class I SAM-dependent methyltransferase; the protein is MAWYHTYFKGLPQRAWKLHQDEEYTDYEVDFLRDVLEITPESKVLDLLAGYGRHALPLAAQGTALTCIDISQEYCEELQNISSQQQLPVEVICADVLNYTLPEAHFDAAYCFGNSFSFFPRAEMQQFIHQMASALKAFAHVAIHTENLAESILPNFQARNWMPVQEDIVYLAENEYRAEGGYIEAEQTFIAGSEKVTHSVRQHIYTLGELTYMFELAGLTVVGTFSNLEADPFMLGDEQLYLVARKG
- a CDS encoding DUF6691 family protein, whose translation is MDGCDGANRQHTAEGFISNLKYLVVGIIFGIVFLKAEIVSWFRIQEMFRLDSFHMYGVIGSAVGVGLLSVWLIRKFNIKTISGETVSIADKVFDKGQIYGGILFGIGWAITGACPGPLFAQIGAGYAAVAVTLLSAIAGTWVYGLMRARLPH
- a CDS encoding YeeE/YedE family protein, with protein sequence MDLIELLKRPWPWYVAGPLIGLTVPVLLLLGNKSFGISSSLRHICAAVIPAGLPFFKYNWRKEAWNLFFVAGIAIGGFVGNFALGNPDAIVVADDTRQTLAALGVSDFSGLMPADIFSISNVFTWKGLIFFVVGGFLVGFGTRYAGGCTSGHAIMGLSNLQWPSLVATVSFMIGGFACTHLLLPFLLSLAL
- a CDS encoding PIN domain-containing protein, whose protein sequence is MCIKLRREKKIRTPDAIIAATAIVYDLTLLTDNEIDFSGIGLIKLRNPNKV
- a CDS encoding MBL fold metallo-hydrolase; protein product: MKIEQIYTGCLAQGAYFIVSNGEAAVIDPLREVAPYIQKAEKTGAQIKYVFETHFHADFVSGHLDLAEKTGAEIVYGPGAQTGFKAHIATDGEEFKLGDVVIRALHTPGHTMESTSYLLLDESGRPVALFSGDTLFIGDVGRPDLAQKGDLTMDDLAGILFDSLRSKIMPLPDDVIVYPAHGAGSACGKNMSKETSDTLGNQKRFNYALRADMTKEEFIHEVTAGLTEPPQYFPENVKMNRDGYESIDDVLERGHQAFSPEAFEAKANNTGALILDTRKPGDFAEGFIPNSINIGIEGSFAPWVGALIPDLKQQLLIVTEPGREEEVVTRLARVGYDYTIGYLNGGFEAWKKAGKEIDQVESVSAEEFADRYPAGDLEVIDVRKPDEFASGHIQGARNLPLDYINDLMPEFPKDRKLHIHCAGGYRSMVAASILKSRGIDDVVNIEGGYGAVSKTNVPVLTEA
- a CDS encoding MATE family efflux transporter translates to MKKWFTLLREAIRGSEESFTEGSINRAIFLLSVPMILEMVMESLFAVVDIFFVSKVSTEAVATVGLTESVITLVYSVAIGLSTAATATIARRTGEGNTAQARHAVGQVIFISLAVSSVTALIGFWLAGDILRMMGADQKVIETGTNFARIQFLSSPVVVLLYSLSGALRGAGAAATAMRSLMIANGFNMLLGPLLIFGVGPFPELGVTGAALATATGRTIGVGYQLFSLVKGNRALGLLWEDLKPNMETITAIVKVATGGTVQFLIGSASWIFLTRILSEFGSDVVAGYTIAIRVIMFTLLPAWGLANAAATLVGQNLGANKPDRAEASVWKCASFNLMFLAGLAVVMFIGAEAIVGLFSSQPQVVETGKLALRVLCLGYGFYAYGMVVIQSLNGAGDTQTPTVLNLIAFWTVQIPTAYVLAVILDFGPVGVFAAVPIAESVLAMLGIWRFRLGGWKVVKV